The genomic DNA TGCAACTTTTGCTTTTTAAGGCGCGTAacgttttatattttacttggTCATATGcttctaaatttattttttcctggCTCACAAATTATTCAACTCCATAGGTCCCCAAACTTTCTGAAGTGGTTGGTTCCTATTTTATTTCTGAAGTGGTTGGTTCCTATTTTATTGCTATTTACAATATCGTTCTTGTCCTACctgatttctgatttttctttgtttttttgaatcttGTAATCTCAGTTACAGGTCAAGGACCCCTCAGTGGCCTAACGTTGATGTTCAAAGAGGAGTGCTGCTGAACTCTTATTGTCTAAAAGAAAGCAAGATACAAAACTGCATCGTTATCACTTAGTTAAGTTTGACTAACGTTGATGGGTTTGATGGAAACGGTTCTTCTATGTGCTAAGGTCTTaaggggttttgttcttcctcttaacacttattttactctctgttttttgttctttacatTCTTTTCGTCTTCGtcttgcaggtgttttggaagcGAATTATGATATGATCAGGTCACTGCATATTCTTCTCCATGCTTTCTCACAGGTTCCTTGTTTTTAACGCATATCTATTTGCCTTACGAATTTTCACTTCGGTtcggtgtttttttttcttctaattacaTGTTACTTACTtatcgttttttgttttgttggctCACATTCTTCTAATTACATGTTACTTACTtatcgttttttgttttgttggctCACATTTGTGGAGGAGGATCCTAATTAATGTCTGTGACAGTGAGGGTTTTGATGGACACGCTAGCTTCTACTTTGTGCTAATTAATGTCtcttgacaaggttttgttcttcctctttcaACACTTCTTAACgctcctttcttcttcgtcttgcaggtgTTGCGGAAGGGAACTATTATCGGATCATCACGTATTCCTCTCCAGGCTACAGGTTCGTTGATCTAAACGCATCTCTATTTGATTCTGGATTTTTTGCTTTGGTTcggtaatattatttttttccaattacatattaataattacttgtcgtttttttgttttgttggttcaGATTCGTGGATGGCTTTGACCGATCGTCACTCTGATGATTCATGTtattcttctagggtttggtttctaaattcaTGGGTTGCTTTTTATCCTGTGATATTCTTCTAAACACGAAGTCGCATCTCTGATTATTATTTCAACCTATCATCGTTTACACTTAGCTAGTTTTTTATGTTCATTGAAAACGGTCTTtctggttttatttatttatttatttatttatttatttaggttttggatgatgcttttatcgaTGAGAGTGATGGCTTCGTCTCTTTGCTAACCGTCttcaagggttttgttcttcctttttactttctttcttttttattgttgttgttgttttgttccttACGTTTCTTTGTTCGTATTGCAGATGTTGTGGAAGCGAATTATGATCAGATCATGCGCAAAATTCTCTAGGCCTACGTCTTCAAGCCTTCTCACGGGTTCCTTGCTCTAAAGTCTAAACGCATCTCTGTTTGCTTTTAAATTTTNCAGTGAGGGTTTTGATGGACACGCTAGCTTCTACTTTGTGCTAATTAATGTCtcttgacaaggttttgttcttcctctttcaACACTTCTTAACgctcctttcttcttcgtcttgcaggtgTTGCGGAAGGGAACTATTATCGGATCATCACGTATTCCTCTCCAGGCTACAGGTTCGTTGATCTAAACGCATCTCTATTTGATTCTGGATTTTTTGCTTTGGTTcggtaatattatttttttccaattacatattaataattacttgtcgtttttttgttttgttggttcaGATTCGTGGATGGCTTTGACCGATCGTCACTCTGATGATTCATGTtattcttctagggtttggtttctaaattcaTGGGTTGCTTTTTATCCTGTGATATTCTTCTAAACACGAAGTCGCATCTCTGATTATTATTTCAACCTATCATCGTTTACACTTAGCTAGTTTTTTATGTTCATTGAAAACGGTCTTtctggttttatttatttatttatttatttatttatttaggttttggatgatgcttttatcgaTGAGAGTGATGGCTTCGTCTCTTTGCTAACCGTCttcaagggttttgttcttcctttttactttctttcttttttattgttgttgttgttt from Camelina sativa cultivar DH55 chromosome 2, Cs, whole genome shotgun sequence includes the following:
- the LOC104734395 gene encoding uncharacterized protein LOC104734395; the encoded protein is MLLLSLFIHDSSALHIWVMVDPFIDEGDVSRRHGYVSLLLRSSRVMVDAFIDEGDVSRRQGYVSLLLCANVFKGVLEANYDMIRSLHILLHAFSQVLRKGTIIGSSRIPLQATDSWMALTDRHSDDSCYSSRVWFLNSWVAFYPVIFF